Proteins co-encoded in one Desulfitobacterium hafniense DCB-2 genomic window:
- a CDS encoding NrtA/SsuA/CpmA family ABC transporter substrate-binding protein: MLKRKTPFIYLLCLFLLLLGTQGCSTVKQGQPEEKKPQALTQLNASYSTRPINVPAIVALDQHNFEKDFQGEGIDFKWTEIAAGPAQLEALASKSIDISTSMNYVSALLAKANGNDIKVVAGYSQFPKGIAIVAQTELNVKTLADLKGKKIALQKGTMLHEFLIKALKKENLSPGDVEMVAMESVDAAPALMGGQIDAAILPDPLLTKVVSSGKGTLVLNAEGLITGQTFIVARADFALEHPEAVKRFIQLHEESIHWAEQNKEQFYSVAGEQLKLEPKAVAALYPKFMFSTEINSEMIHELKLSAQFLQENGFIKSTINTDQLVDDLVGTSH; this comes from the coding sequence TTGCTAAAAAGAAAAACCCCATTCATTTATCTACTATGCCTGTTTCTGCTTTTGCTGGGAACACAGGGCTGCAGCACAGTAAAGCAGGGTCAACCGGAAGAAAAGAAGCCTCAGGCATTGACTCAGCTTAACGCATCCTACTCCACACGGCCCATTAACGTTCCTGCTATCGTTGCCCTCGACCAACATAATTTTGAAAAAGATTTTCAAGGGGAGGGTATCGATTTTAAATGGACTGAGATTGCAGCGGGGCCGGCACAGCTTGAAGCCCTGGCTTCCAAGAGTATCGATATAAGCACCTCTATGAATTATGTGTCCGCTTTGCTGGCCAAAGCCAATGGTAACGATATCAAGGTCGTTGCCGGGTATTCACAATTTCCTAAAGGGATCGCTATCGTTGCTCAAACTGAGCTTAATGTCAAAACATTAGCTGATCTGAAGGGTAAGAAAATCGCCCTGCAAAAGGGAACCATGCTCCATGAGTTCTTAATTAAGGCCCTGAAAAAAGAGAACTTAAGTCCCGGGGATGTGGAAATGGTAGCGATGGAATCTGTAGATGCAGCTCCTGCCTTGATGGGCGGACAAATTGATGCGGCTATTTTACCTGACCCCCTTCTGACGAAAGTGGTCAGTTCCGGAAAAGGGACTTTAGTTCTGAATGCGGAAGGGCTGATAACCGGTCAAACCTTTATCGTAGCGAGAGCAGACTTTGCCCTGGAGCATCCCGAAGCCGTCAAACGCTTTATTCAACTCCATGAGGAAAGTATTCACTGGGCCGAGCAGAACAAAGAGCAGTTTTACAGTGTTGCCGGTGAACAACTGAAGCTGGAGCCTAAAGCAGTGGCGGCACTTTACCCGAAATTTATGTTTTCCACGGAAATTAATTCGGAAATGATTCATGAGCTTAAACTATCGGCACAGTTTCTGCAAGAGAATGGGTTTATCAAGTCTACAATAAACACGGATCAATTGGTGGATGATCTGGTGGGGACGAGCCATTGA
- a CDS encoding ABC transporter ATP-binding protein, with the protein MRPLLEIDGVRKEFITPRTNTTALAKVYMTVAGGEFICLVGPSGCGKTTLLRLIAGLELPTAGTVSILGKKVLGPSRQCGMVFQEPRLFPWLTVADNIGVGVKGRLSVSDLQQAVDYQLELIGLTDFAQVYPHELSGGMAQRVAIARALAIDPELLLLDEPFSALDALTRRRMQDEILQLWRATGKTMIMVTHDIDEAINLGQRVLVFSPSPGRITHVFDVEKEKRVEIKREIMSCLTL; encoded by the coding sequence ATGAGGCCGCTTTTAGAGATTGACGGGGTAAGGAAAGAGTTTATCACCCCCAGAACGAATACAACTGCCTTAGCAAAAGTATATATGACTGTAGCAGGGGGGGAGTTTATATGTCTGGTTGGGCCCAGCGGTTGTGGAAAAACAACCTTGCTGCGCCTTATAGCAGGCTTAGAGCTGCCCACAGCCGGCACAGTGTCCATCCTGGGAAAGAAAGTGCTGGGGCCTAGCCGCCAATGTGGAATGGTTTTTCAAGAACCGCGACTTTTCCCTTGGCTCACAGTGGCAGATAATATTGGGGTGGGGGTAAAGGGAAGACTTTCAGTTTCCGATTTGCAACAGGCAGTGGATTATCAGCTTGAGCTCATCGGCTTAACTGACTTTGCCCAGGTTTATCCCCATGAATTATCCGGTGGTATGGCCCAAAGGGTAGCTATCGCACGGGCCTTGGCCATTGATCCGGAGCTCCTCCTTTTGGATGAACCCTTTTCAGCATTGGATGCTCTTACCCGTAGACGCATGCAGGATGAGATTTTGCAGCTTTGGCGAGCTACCGGCAAAACCATGATCATGGTGACTCATGACATCGATGAAGCCATTAATCTCGGACAGCGGGTCTTAGTGTTTTCCCCTTCCCCCGGTCGAATCACTCACGTCTTTGATGTGGAAAAAGAGAAGCGGGTGGAGATTAAACGAGAGATCATGAGTTGCTTAACACTATAA
- a CDS encoding ABC transporter permease, with product MNERIIRKIHGLVFPALLIILWQGVSYFGWVNPYLLPSPGDIIGAFTELLFTGEIFTHIKSSLFRLGVGMAITIGLAVPLGLFIGLFSRAQKFITPTLAFLQQIPTIAWIPVFILWLGIGEAMKIALMVYAAFFPVFINTLFGIQSVDQKLKEVAQAFSLGYQARITHVYLPSAAPHFFVGIRLGFSNCWRALVAAEIIASSKGLGYLLMEGRNLAQAELIFVSIFIIGSLGALIDYGIKYLEQRALPWHKA from the coding sequence ATGAACGAGCGGATCATTCGAAAAATTCATGGTTTGGTTTTTCCTGCCTTACTGATTATACTATGGCAAGGCGTTAGTTATTTTGGCTGGGTTAACCCCTACCTTTTGCCTTCACCGGGTGATATTATAGGGGCATTTACGGAACTTTTATTCACAGGGGAGATTTTTACCCATATCAAATCTAGCCTTTTCAGACTGGGAGTGGGGATGGCAATTACCATAGGGCTTGCCGTTCCCCTCGGTTTGTTCATTGGACTTTTTAGCCGGGCGCAGAAGTTTATCACTCCCACCTTAGCATTCTTGCAGCAAATCCCCACGATTGCCTGGATTCCTGTCTTTATTCTTTGGCTGGGCATTGGCGAGGCAATGAAGATTGCGCTGATGGTCTACGCAGCGTTTTTTCCTGTCTTTATTAACACATTATTTGGCATTCAATCCGTAGATCAGAAATTAAAAGAGGTGGCCCAGGCTTTCAGTTTAGGTTACCAGGCAAGGATTACTCATGTTTATCTCCCTTCGGCAGCGCCCCATTTTTTTGTGGGCATACGCTTAGGCTTCAGCAACTGTTGGCGGGCCCTGGTAGCTGCCGAAATTATTGCTTCTTCAAAGGGATTAGGCTATCTGTTGATGGAGGGTAGAAATCTAGCCCAGGCGGAGTTAATTTTTGTTTCGATTTTTATCATCGGCAGCCTTGGTGCATTGATTGACTACGGGATTAAGTACCTTGAACAAAGAGCATTACCTTGGCATAAGGCATGA
- a CDS encoding acyltransferase family protein, giving the protein MKGMTAGAGSNSLVKRVLWIDILKGLGIIAVVLGHSGYQNGYFMFFFHMPLFVFASGYLYKKNSNMSWWEASKRKFKHLMVPYIAYMLLITLIMCSYNLVAGAPLLKALSLDWKSLILGGSLLNGAYGVFWFVTFLFTVQILYDFLQRKVKSSWFLGLIIIAFYGIAHWESTNYQHIFVPGNVDVALFGIIFYALGHLFHEKDWLNKEGVGRLLLLGAIAYLAVFFYLYAEGMIRFGLDLKHRQYYFLGTVILTPLTCTIIVAFLSKLLSRIKVIRTMLEFLGKATMEIMYLHIMTGIIISKFIPLPWYLFLLAGLIFPSVWYYSLLKLKELKNIRSHTRYLAKEKI; this is encoded by the coding sequence ATGAAAGGCATGACAGCTGGAGCCGGTTCGAATTCCTTAGTGAAAAGAGTTTTATGGATTGATATTCTGAAAGGGTTAGGTATTATTGCCGTAGTGCTTGGTCACTCAGGTTATCAAAATGGCTATTTTATGTTTTTCTTTCACATGCCTTTGTTTGTTTTTGCAAGTGGCTATTTGTACAAAAAGAATTCCAATATGTCATGGTGGGAAGCTTCAAAAAGAAAATTTAAGCATCTGATGGTTCCCTATATTGCTTATATGTTGCTTATAACGCTGATTATGTGCAGCTATAATCTAGTCGCTGGTGCGCCTCTTCTTAAGGCATTAAGTCTGGATTGGAAGAGCCTGATCCTGGGTGGCAGCTTGCTCAATGGTGCTTATGGTGTGTTTTGGTTTGTGACATTTTTATTTACCGTCCAAATTCTATATGACTTTTTACAGCGCAAAGTGAAATCTTCCTGGTTCTTAGGGTTAATTATTATAGCCTTCTATGGAATAGCTCATTGGGAATCGACAAATTACCAACACATCTTTGTACCAGGGAATGTGGACGTTGCTCTATTTGGAATCATCTTCTACGCTTTGGGGCATTTATTTCATGAAAAGGATTGGCTCAATAAAGAAGGGGTAGGCCGATTATTGTTGCTCGGAGCGATAGCCTATCTGGCAGTCTTTTTCTATTTGTATGCTGAAGGTATGATTCGCTTTGGCTTAGATTTAAAGCATCGCCAGTATTACTTTTTGGGCACGGTTATCCTAACCCCTTTAACCTGTACAATAATCGTTGCATTTTTAAGCAAGCTGCTTAGCCGCATTAAGGTGATCCGCACAATGTTGGAGTTTTTAGGGAAGGCCACCATGGAGATAATGTATCTCCATATTATGACCGGAATCATCATCAGTAAGTTTATCCCCTTGCCATGGTATTTATTTTTATTGGCGGGGCTGATCTTTCCCAGTGTCTGGTATTATAGTTTACTGAAGCTCAAGGAGTTGAAAAATATCCGCAGCCACACTCGTTACCTTGCAAAAGAAAAAATCTAA
- a CDS encoding thiolase family protein, whose translation MYSKAFIPYGGYYSTPFARWQGVLQNEHSVELAAATAKRWFASKGIDPKIFKYLVLGKTIGQLHTFYAAPWAAALMGAPDIPGLHITQACSTSTTCLSQAASSIETGLYDTSFCLLTDRASNGPFTLWPNPMGPGGELIKESWMMDNFAADPWAGSAMIQTAENVVAKAGGITKEDVDRVTARRYEQYNDALANDRAFQKRYMFPVEYKISKKKTGILEEDDGVTSSTYETLAPLKAVIPGGVHSFGAQTHPADGNCGLIVTTQDRAQELSTDKNIRIQILSYGYARAEKAHMAAAVVPASKMALDKAGIGTQDLKAIKSHNPFTGNDLFMANEMGLDVMNMNNYGCSLVYGHPQGPTAGRTIIEMIEELVMLGGGYGLFTGCAAGDTGASLVIKVS comes from the coding sequence ATGTATTCAAAAGCCTTTATCCCTTATGGTGGTTATTACAGTACCCCATTTGCCCGTTGGCAGGGAGTCCTTCAGAATGAACATTCCGTTGAATTGGCCGCTGCTACAGCTAAACGATGGTTTGCCTCCAAAGGAATCGATCCGAAGATCTTTAAATACTTGGTTCTGGGAAAAACCATTGGTCAATTGCATACGTTTTATGCCGCTCCATGGGCGGCTGCTCTGATGGGAGCCCCGGATATTCCCGGTCTGCATATTACACAAGCCTGCTCAACCTCCACCACATGCTTGAGCCAAGCGGCTTCCAGTATTGAGACGGGTCTTTATGACACCTCATTCTGCCTGCTCACCGACCGGGCTTCCAATGGCCCCTTCACCCTTTGGCCCAATCCCATGGGCCCCGGTGGCGAGCTCATTAAGGAGAGCTGGATGATGGATAACTTTGCTGCCGATCCCTGGGCCGGCTCTGCAATGATCCAAACAGCCGAAAATGTGGTGGCCAAAGCCGGTGGAATTACCAAGGAGGATGTGGACCGGGTCACAGCCCGACGTTACGAACAATATAATGATGCCCTGGCCAACGACAGGGCCTTCCAAAAACGCTATATGTTCCCTGTGGAATATAAAATCAGCAAAAAGAAAACAGGCATTCTTGAAGAGGATGATGGTGTGACCTCTTCAACCTATGAGACCTTAGCTCCGTTGAAAGCGGTTATTCCTGGAGGAGTACACTCCTTCGGGGCCCAAACCCATCCGGCCGATGGCAATTGCGGGTTAATTGTCACGACGCAAGATAGAGCCCAGGAACTGAGTACGGACAAAAACATCCGGATTCAAATTCTTTCTTATGGTTATGCCCGCGCTGAGAAAGCTCATATGGCGGCAGCTGTAGTACCTGCCTCAAAAATGGCTTTGGACAAGGCCGGTATCGGAACCCAAGACTTGAAAGCCATTAAATCTCACAATCCTTTTACAGGGAATGATTTGTTTATGGCCAATGAAATGGGTCTGGATGTCATGAATATGAATAACTACGGCTGCTCACTGGTGTATGGGCATCCTCAAGGGCCGACAGCTGGTCGGACGATTATTGAAATGATTGAAGAACTGGTAATGCTGGGAGGCGGTTATGGTTTGTTCACAGGATGCGCCGCCGGCGACACAGGTGCGTCACTGGTCATTAAGGTCTCCTGA
- a CDS encoding heterodisulfide reductase-related iron-sulfur binding cluster, with the protein MATRVLYWNIDGHWLIYPLAVITFIIFFYGYYRRYRLWKMGQPEKRWPGLWQGIKDVLIYGFGHKRILKEGYPGLMHAMIFWGFALLFFATLIVAIQADFGLQIFRGPLYLFIKVTANLFGLLALLGILMALWRRYVIRPQRLDNTKDDAIILALILLILITGFIVQGLRMAIEPDPWATYAFMGYIMAPWLASLFSEATLLSLHKIIWWIHPILAFTLIAYFPYSKLSHILLAPANQALRHHGPPGVPEPIDFEDESIETYGKSKLREFSWKTLFNTDACVKCGRCQDHCPAYLSGKHLNPKQVIQDLRVHMEEVGKAYENYRKKHPTTAVGGGAGLQETVAAAQGSTGQENLPGEEELGLPELIGQVISENDIWDCTTCRSCEEQCPIFVEHVDKTVAMRRNLVLMESCFPPEAQLAFRNMENNGNPWGIGWSTRADYLQSLDVPTLAENPEAEILYYPGCSGAFDGRNQKVSAAIVKLLREAQVNFAILGNEEKCCGDSARRLGNEYLFHSLATENIKVLNGYGVKKILTQCPHCFNCLKHEYPQFGGDFEVLHHTEYLNDLLSSGRLQLNHGIGGADGRRITYHDSCYLGRYNTIYQAPRQLLQEVGLNLLEMAHTKEKSFCCGAGGGRMWLEEHQGERINVMRADEAIAPGVDRVGTACPFCLTMISDGVAAREAGEQVKVLDIAEILAEKIS; encoded by the coding sequence ATAGCTACGCGGGTGCTTTATTGGAATATTGACGGGCATTGGCTCATCTATCCTCTGGCTGTGATTACTTTTATAATATTTTTCTACGGCTATTACCGGCGTTATCGTCTCTGGAAAATGGGACAGCCTGAAAAGCGTTGGCCGGGGCTGTGGCAAGGGATTAAAGATGTGTTGATTTACGGCTTTGGACACAAAAGAATTCTCAAAGAAGGATATCCGGGTCTCATGCATGCCATGATCTTCTGGGGATTTGCCTTGCTTTTCTTTGCCACCTTAATTGTGGCTATCCAGGCAGACTTTGGGCTGCAAATTTTCCGAGGACCCCTTTATCTCTTTATTAAAGTAACGGCCAATCTTTTTGGCTTATTGGCTCTGCTGGGAATCCTTATGGCCCTTTGGCGGCGTTATGTTATCCGCCCTCAAAGGTTGGATAATACCAAAGATGATGCCATCATTCTGGCCTTGATCTTGTTGATTCTGATAACCGGATTCATCGTACAAGGGCTCCGGATGGCTATCGAGCCGGATCCCTGGGCAACTTACGCCTTTATGGGTTATATTATGGCTCCCTGGCTGGCAAGCCTCTTTAGTGAAGCGACCCTGTTATCCTTGCACAAAATAATTTGGTGGATTCATCCCATCCTGGCCTTTACCTTGATCGCTTATTTTCCTTATTCCAAGCTCTCCCATATCCTGTTGGCTCCGGCCAATCAGGCATTGCGCCATCATGGTCCCCCAGGCGTGCCGGAGCCCATCGATTTTGAAGATGAGAGCATAGAAACTTACGGTAAAAGCAAGCTGCGGGAATTCAGCTGGAAAACCCTGTTTAACACCGATGCCTGTGTGAAATGCGGGCGCTGCCAGGATCATTGTCCCGCCTATTTGAGCGGCAAACACCTCAATCCCAAACAGGTGATTCAGGATCTGCGCGTTCATATGGAAGAGGTGGGCAAAGCCTATGAGAACTATAGGAAGAAGCATCCGACCACGGCCGTTGGAGGGGGAGCCGGCCTGCAGGAGACAGTTGCAGCGGCCCAAGGAAGTACTGGGCAGGAAAATTTGCCCGGTGAAGAAGAACTGGGTCTGCCTGAGCTTATCGGTCAGGTGATTTCAGAGAATGACATCTGGGATTGTACCACTTGCCGTTCCTGTGAGGAACAGTGTCCGATCTTTGTGGAACACGTGGACAAAACCGTGGCTATGCGTCGGAATCTGGTGCTCATGGAAAGTTGCTTTCCCCCGGAGGCCCAACTGGCCTTCCGCAATATGGAGAATAACGGCAACCCATGGGGAATTGGCTGGAGTACCCGGGCCGACTATCTACAAAGTTTGGATGTTCCCACCCTGGCCGAGAACCCTGAGGCGGAAATCCTTTATTACCCGGGCTGTTCTGGGGCCTTTGACGGGCGGAATCAGAAGGTTTCCGCGGCCATAGTGAAGCTGCTGCGGGAGGCGCAGGTCAATTTTGCCATCCTCGGCAATGAAGAGAAATGCTGCGGAGATTCGGCCCGCCGTTTGGGGAATGAGTACCTTTTCCACTCCTTGGCCACCGAGAATATTAAAGTGCTGAACGGCTATGGGGTAAAGAAGATTCTTACCCAATGTCCTCACTGTTTCAACTGCCTGAAACACGAATATCCCCAGTTTGGAGGAGATTTTGAAGTCCTTCATCATACGGAATACCTGAATGATCTGCTCAGTTCAGGACGTTTGCAACTCAATCATGGGATAGGCGGAGCAGATGGGCGCCGGATCACTTACCACGATTCCTGCTACTTAGGGCGTTACAACACTATTTATCAAGCTCCCCGCCAATTATTGCAAGAGGTTGGGCTTAATCTTCTGGAGATGGCCCATACCAAGGAAAAGAGCTTCTGCTGCGGAGCGGGGGGCGGTCGCATGTGGCTGGAGGAGCATCAAGGAGAGCGAATCAATGTGATGCGTGCCGATGAAGCCATCGCCCCAGGAGTAGATAGGGTGGGCACGGCATGTCCCTTCTGTTTGACCATGATCAGCGATGGAGTTGCAGCACGTGAGGCAGGTGAGCAGGTTAAAGTCCTGGACATTGCTGAAATTTTGGCTGAGAAGATATCCTAA
- a CDS encoding electron transfer flavoprotein subunit alpha/FixB family protein, with translation MPKGIWIFVEQAAGKIRKISLELLSQGRKIADQTGEPLVAVIAGEGIAPLAQEAAAYGVDQVYLLDSPQLAQYTTGVYTSALTKLIREKEPQAFLLGYTAVGKDLAPRLAQRLGVGLASDVIDIEVDSEKFLICKRPVYTGSAYSFVEIVTRPVLATVRAKSFPVAESTPSRQAEVIERTVTVDPEDLKVLVKDVALLVTSRPALTEADFVVSGGRGMKAQENFAILEGLADVMGGAVGASRAAVDSGWIDNQFQVGQTGSIVAPTLYVACGISGAIQHLAGMGASKFIVAINKDPEAPIFSVADYGIVGDLFEVVPLLTEEFKKLVSA, from the coding sequence ATGCCAAAGGGAATCTGGATATTTGTCGAACAAGCTGCCGGAAAAATTCGCAAAATATCTTTGGAATTATTAAGTCAGGGACGGAAAATTGCCGACCAGACGGGAGAACCCCTGGTAGCGGTCATTGCTGGGGAAGGGATCGCCCCTTTGGCCCAGGAAGCCGCTGCCTATGGAGTTGACCAGGTCTACTTACTGGACTCCCCACAATTGGCTCAGTACACTACCGGTGTCTATACTTCTGCACTGACTAAGCTCATTCGGGAAAAAGAGCCCCAGGCCTTTCTCCTGGGCTATACAGCAGTTGGAAAGGACTTGGCTCCCCGCCTTGCCCAACGTCTGGGAGTGGGTCTTGCTTCAGATGTCATCGACATTGAAGTGGATTCGGAAAAATTCCTGATCTGCAAACGCCCTGTTTATACGGGCAGTGCCTATAGCTTTGTCGAGATCGTGACCAGACCAGTCCTTGCTACGGTAAGGGCCAAATCTTTCCCAGTAGCGGAATCGACTCCCTCCAGGCAAGCCGAAGTCATTGAAAGGACGGTAACGGTCGATCCGGAAGATCTTAAGGTTCTTGTAAAGGATGTAGCCCTTTTGGTTACCAGCCGCCCGGCACTGACCGAAGCAGATTTTGTGGTCTCCGGTGGCCGGGGCATGAAAGCCCAAGAAAATTTCGCTATCCTGGAAGGGTTAGCCGATGTGATGGGGGGAGCGGTAGGAGCTTCGCGAGCAGCCGTGGATTCCGGTTGGATCGATAACCAGTTCCAAGTCGGACAGACGGGGAGCATTGTCGCCCCCACCTTGTATGTGGCCTGCGGGATCAGCGGAGCGATTCAGCACCTGGCCGGCATGGGGGCATCTAAGTTTATTGTTGCCATCAATAAAGACCCGGAGGCCCCGATTTTCAGCGTGGCCGATTATGGTATTGTAGGAGATTTGTTCGAGGTGGTGCCCTTGCTTACAGAAGAGTTCAAAAAACTGGTCAGCGCCTAA
- a CDS encoding electron transfer flavoprotein subunit beta/FixA family protein — protein MNIVVCVKQTIDTEAKIVLNSDGKVDVNGVTLVINPLDEYAIEEALRMKEKFGGEVTVVTLGGEEATAAIRGALAMGADQAIHIKDPALGEVDEGIVAAILAKAVEPLPYDIILAGVMDTDIGSAQVAVRMAEKLGLPSISSVTKLDINGSQATALRVIDGGLATLEVTLPAVITVVQGINEVRYPSVAGIMKAKKKPLTTVKLSDLGLNASDFALQAKVIHYTLPTPRKGGRILPGEAAESTRELARLLREEAKVL, from the coding sequence ATGAACATTGTGGTATGCGTTAAGCAAACGATTGATACAGAAGCGAAAATAGTTTTGAACAGCGATGGCAAAGTAGATGTCAATGGGGTCACTCTGGTTATCAATCCTTTAGATGAGTATGCCATTGAAGAGGCTCTCCGGATGAAGGAGAAATTTGGCGGTGAAGTGACCGTGGTCACCCTCGGAGGAGAAGAAGCTACGGCGGCCATTCGCGGCGCTTTGGCGATGGGTGCCGATCAAGCGATTCACATTAAGGACCCTGCTCTGGGAGAGGTGGATGAGGGCATAGTCGCGGCTATACTGGCCAAGGCGGTGGAGCCCCTCCCTTATGACATTATTTTAGCGGGAGTTATGGACACAGATATAGGTTCGGCCCAGGTTGCGGTGCGTATGGCCGAAAAATTGGGACTTCCTTCCATCAGCAGTGTCACTAAATTAGATATTAACGGCAGTCAGGCAACAGCCCTGCGGGTTATCGACGGCGGACTGGCAACCCTTGAGGTTACGCTCCCTGCAGTCATAACCGTAGTTCAAGGGATCAATGAAGTTCGTTATCCATCCGTCGCCGGAATTATGAAAGCGAAGAAAAAACCCTTAACCACCGTTAAACTAAGCGATTTAGGGCTGAATGCCTCCGACTTCGCGCTGCAGGCAAAAGTTATCCACTATACTTTGCCTACCCCGAGAAAAGGCGGCAGAATACTTCCCGGTGAAGCAGCGGAATCCACTCGTGAATTAGCACGCCTGCTCCGCGAGGAAGCTAAAGTTCTCTAA
- a CDS encoding enoyl-CoA hydratase → MPENRVVELTVCNGVGVITINKPPVNALTLEVRGQLKETLNEVEKNTGIRVLVITGAGPKCFVAGADIKDFPNQFKEGPRENATIYKEMFSYLENTPRPVICALNGLALGGGLELALACDIRIADEKAKLGLTEVLLGLLPGLGGTQRLARLVGPAKAKELLFSGKIVKADEALRIGLVNEVVPAGESLNEALKLAEKLAKGAGIAMGYDKLLINKGLELSLADALEMEMHYVEKVFETEDLREGLDAFINKREAVFKNR, encoded by the coding sequence ATGCCGGAAAATAGGGTGGTCGAGCTTACCGTTTGTAATGGAGTAGGGGTTATTACAATCAATAAACCGCCCGTCAATGCTCTGACCTTAGAGGTAAGAGGGCAATTGAAAGAAACCTTAAATGAAGTGGAAAAGAACACAGGGATTAGAGTCCTGGTCATTACCGGAGCAGGGCCCAAGTGCTTTGTGGCCGGTGCGGATATTAAAGATTTTCCCAATCAGTTTAAAGAAGGTCCCCGGGAAAATGCCACCATCTACAAAGAAATGTTCTCCTATTTGGAGAATACCCCCAGACCCGTGATCTGCGCTCTCAATGGCCTTGCTTTAGGCGGAGGCCTTGAACTGGCTTTGGCTTGTGATATCAGAATAGCGGATGAAAAGGCCAAGCTGGGCCTTACAGAAGTTCTGCTCGGTCTGCTTCCGGGACTTGGGGGCACCCAAAGACTGGCCCGGCTGGTAGGACCGGCGAAAGCGAAAGAACTTTTATTCAGCGGAAAAATTGTCAAAGCGGATGAGGCCCTTAGAATCGGCTTAGTCAATGAAGTGGTCCCCGCCGGTGAATCTTTGAATGAAGCCCTTAAATTAGCTGAGAAGTTGGCTAAAGGGGCCGGTATCGCCATGGGTTACGATAAGTTGTTAATCAATAAAGGCTTGGAACTCAGTTTAGCGGATGCTCTGGAAATGGAAATGCACTATGTGGAAAAGGTTTTTGAGACGGAGGATCTCCGTGAAGGTCTCGATGCCTTCATCAATAAGCGTGAAGCGGTATTTAAAAATCGTTAG
- a CDS encoding TIGR04076 family protein codes for MKVEMKVKSIKGHCAAGYQVGERVIYSEPNITSCEGSPLCLYALSSFIPYLTALGRETEGKDWINQLRALQCPDPANTVVFSLQRN; via the coding sequence ATGAAGGTAGAGATGAAAGTAAAAAGCATAAAGGGGCATTGTGCGGCAGGCTATCAAGTAGGGGAGAGGGTGATTTATTCTGAACCCAATATAACCTCCTGTGAAGGCAGCCCCCTTTGCCTATATGCGTTGAGCAGCTTCATTCCTTACCTGACTGCATTAGGCAGGGAAACAGAGGGTAAGGACTGGATTAACCAGCTTAGGGCGCTGCAATGCCCTGATCCTGCCAATACAGTGGTCTTTTCCTTGCAGCGGAACTGA
- a CDS encoding 3-hydroxyacyl-CoA dehydrogenase family protein, whose protein sequence is MTMTKIGVLGAGSMGGGIAHLAAVKGLDVILCDVEQRFVDGAVQRIAGFLDKNVAKQKMTVEEKDAALQRITTTTNMEDLASVPLVIEAIFEDMDIKKTAFQKLDQICGPETIIASNTSSMSITTLAAATSRPDRVVGMHFFNPPLVMRLVEVIRGYYTSDETVAKVSDVSRAMGKTPVEVKKDTPGFIVNRIMMPQFLEAVRIAEEGIASIEDIDTAVKLGLNYPMGPFELMDFTGVEISVHVSDYFVEEYKDMKWNAPQLLKNIVRAGRLGKKTGAGWYDYDK, encoded by the coding sequence ATGACAATGACAAAGATAGGGGTTTTGGGAGCAGGTTCTATGGGTGGCGGGATTGCCCACCTGGCAGCGGTGAAGGGCTTGGATGTGATTCTTTGCGATGTTGAGCAGCGGTTCGTCGACGGGGCCGTCCAGCGCATTGCCGGTTTTCTGGATAAGAATGTGGCTAAGCAAAAAATGACGGTTGAAGAAAAAGACGCTGCTTTGCAGCGCATCACCACCACCACCAATATGGAGGACCTAGCGTCGGTTCCTCTGGTCATTGAGGCGATTTTCGAAGATATGGATATCAAAAAGACAGCCTTTCAGAAATTGGATCAGATTTGCGGCCCGGAAACGATCATTGCCTCCAATACCTCCTCCATGTCCATCACCACTTTAGCGGCAGCCACCTCCCGCCCGGATCGGGTCGTAGGCATGCATTTCTTTAATCCTCCCCTGGTTATGCGTTTGGTCGAAGTCATCCGCGGCTATTACACCAGCGATGAGACGGTGGCCAAAGTATCCGATGTTTCCAGAGCCATGGGGAAAACCCCCGTTGAAGTGAAGAAGGATACGCCGGGCTTTATCGTCAACCGGATCATGATGCCCCAATTCCTGGAGGCGGTTCGCATCGCCGAGGAAGGAATCGCCTCCATCGAGGACATTGATACCGCCGTCAAGCTTGGTCTGAATTACCCCATGGGACCGTTTGAACTCATGGACTTCACCGGTGTAGAAATTTCTGTCCATGTCTCCGATTATTTCGTAGAAGAGTACAAAGATATGAAATGGAATGCGCCCCAATTGCTCAAGAACATTGTCCGGGCCGGACGTCTTGGCAAAAAGACCGGCGCCGGCTGGTACGATTACGACAAATAA